ATTTCCTTACTGCCACCTTCTCCATTTTTGATGTTCCTCATCCTTGTGGTACAAAGTGTCTGAGGTCCAAGATGGTCTTGTATACAGGTTCACCAGAGAATACATTCATTTTCTTACACTTTTGGATAGATATCTGCACctataaattgattttttgatgacaatacatttttttaattataatttatacagtaatattgtaGCCAGGGAATATCTGTGCTTTATTATCCATAAAATGGATCCAGTGCATTTGACCCGACTGTGTATTACTATACAGTACTGATAAGCAGCAAAGGGGATTTAAGcaattatgcattttttaaaacaataatgtgATCATTTTCCATTTGAAATCTTTATGGGCCTTAAAATGCTGATCTGCTAGTGGCTGTCATTTGTAATTTGAGTCTTTTTTTGTCATTAACTGAGACTTTCCATGTATCTCTATAAAAACAGTGTTTAAACTTGTTTAACCCACAAGTGGCTTCTTAATGTCCAGAAATTTCAGGTTTTGtccatattttaatgttaaaatgagcCAAGCTCGAATTTGGTGTTAATAAAAGCATTTCCCTTAAAACTCTAGAGGTTAGAAACCGAATTAAGTTACCAATTCCGATTGATCTTTGGTGGGTTCTGAGGAACCTCATTAGTGAAACGTTGGATCAGTtaggtatgtatatttttattcaaaacaTATTGGTGTCCATTATGGACAAATTGAGAAACTGTCCTACTTAAGTATGCATTTGGGCAGTTTGATCTCTTtagggtgggggtggggggctctATTGTATCGAAGAACAAGTCGGTGGAAGGTACACGTTTCTGGAGGACAACAAAAATCCCATTACTATCTACTCTGTgcccaaattttttttattaattgtttgTTCATAGATAGTATGAGGATGTTGGATGTTAAATGACTTGTACTTATAGCCCCTGGCTTCTCAAACTGAGTGTTCTGTTTACTTTCCAGATACATACAATATGCTGGTTGTGTTCTGTGTGGTCTGAATCGGCTTGTAGTTGAACACGCGTCTTCAGAGAAAAGTCCTTTGTAATTTATTGAATTTCTTTCTATGGTGTTCTATAGAGCAAATGgaagtttaattattttttattaaacatattctTTGACTATCTGTGATGTAAATCTCTTTGACACACGACCTGGGTATGATGATTCATAACTAATGTTTGGTGGGAAAGATGATGTGATATAGTGAGGGGTCTGGAACATCGGTGCTTGCGGGATCTCCTTCACCCCAGGGTTTAAGGATGAGTACCACATGGTTCTATACATGCTgtgatatataatgttatgcCTAGGCACATATTTAATTGGAGGTATAGAATGTATCTAAGACTTGTAAAAGACCCTATTTTGGGGGGGAAACACACTAACTGCTTGTTGGTGGCCTCTGAAGCTTTTCTAGAACCAGGGTTGCCTTGCATCCCTTGCACGTGTAGGTTGAGAGGACATCTAGTAATTTTAAGTCTTCACCGTTGACatagtgtgtatttttttgttgtttttttttaacttttgtttgTATTGAATGTCCTTACCctccatttttctattttttaaaaactctgGAACTAGCTGATAAgttgcaaaaatgtaaaataacttttaatcTAGAGagggacaaatatggcagccTTCCATTCCTGCCACAGTAGTCTATATTGTGCCTTGGTAAGCACAAGAGGTCTCCAGGCATTTGCCAAGTGTGCGTGATGGATAACCCACCACTGCCAAAGCATAAAAACTTTTTCACTGCGCAATCCTTCACCTggatgccacattcaaagtcttCAAAACTATCATGCGTTAACTAGCATTACTTACAGAAACACCTTCAGTCATACACCAAAATATAAAGGGGAAGGcaaaacctaaaaagcataaaacacatacacattcagattcccgaGTTGCTGCTGGAACGATAATGACccacaaatacataaaacaaacaattcGGTATTCAGCACCTTAGTAAGCAATATAACTGAGATAAATTAGATAGGGCCAATCAATATATGGCTCTATAGTgcgatggaatccccaatatttatgcagtTGGTTTTTGAATGGTGTTCGCTGGGTatcccctattttttttaaatgtatacagaCAGCCTTTCCTTGTACACTGTATTGTATGTTAATATCTTAATCCACACACTGCTCATCAATacactatacaatatatatttattatagagatcatatatatatatatatgttttatggcTGTGCCTTCTATGTAGatatctgtattattattattattattattattattattattatacttggtAATCCGGGGTCTCCAGTAGCCGGGGGGTAAATGTTTATACTGTACTGTTGGTGATTGTATCTGTTTTAACCATAACATTAAGCACAGTTTACAGTCTCATTGACAACAAGCTCAGGTCCAGTCCTCCACTCTACAaccaaacaaatacatttataacgACAGCCAATGAAATGTCTAAGAGGTAAAACTAACCAATAGACTTGGGCGCTTTAATAGAACTGTCCAATCAGAGAGGCACATTTAGCAGCGTTCACCCCGCCCCTTTACACTCACAGCTTCCCGTCATATCTACGAAAACTGCGTAGCTTCGATTGTGGAAAAGGGGGGTTTACAGTGACAGAATGCCGTAACTGTGTCTGTGAATCCCGTTGCGCTGCTGTCAGACAGAGACGAGACTTTTAAATGTCTTCGCGTTGTCAGTCGCGGCGCTGCGTGGCTTTATTTGGGGACAGGGACGTGAAGGGGTCCGGGTGAGGCCTGAAGATGAttaaggaagaggaggaggacaagGAGAGCCGACAGGGAGAGGAACAGCTTCGTCACCGCTATGAAGAGCTTTGCAGCAGCCTTAACATGGACGAGAGGGCCCGGGGGGAGGCCTGGGACAGCTACGGCAGGATAAGCCAGAACTATACCCTGGAGGTGAGGGGCTACACGGGCACTCGACCCCTGGGGTAACCCTGCCAGTATGGTATGGGGTATATGTCCCTGCTGGGGGCAATTAGTGACAGTGGGGGCGGGAGGCATTACACCCACCAACCCCACCTTGTGGACTTAAAGGGCTTGACAGATGTGTTTATGTAATAATGCCAGAGGAGTGTGTACAGTATTGCTCAAACTCCTTGcctttaatgggttaaatgttTAGTAAAATGACAATCAAATGTAAGgacggggtttttttgtatctatcatatagatatataagaggccatgcaatatatatatatatatatatatatatatataatgtttattatttatttagttatatttatttttgcggTGACCTCATATggcttttttttggcttataatgactttacattttcttacatcAAGTGGAAGACGCCAGATGGGAGAATGCCATATGTGTCCGTACCCGGGAAATATCTAAATGAGACTCTTCTTGAAATGTTATCCCTTTAATATCACATTGTGCACTTTCCATATAGAAAGGAGTCTGTGCCAGACTgagtgaccctgagaatctgccccttcaccctgataTTGGGGCAAAAACGCTCAGTGTCCGGGTCCAACCCTGAGAGCCAGatatatttaacaaagtaaatttatcaatatattatttttttataaagacaaaaaaagcacacttttttttctttttatatcctATTTTCACTCGTAGTATTTATTTAGGTACAGCGATACGAGTAGTCTGGTGAGGTATAATAAATCTTGGCTTGTGATGCTGTTGCCATAGCGCGGGTTGCTTTGATGGTCCTGTTGGCTTGGCTTGTAGGCTTACAGCTCGCTGGATCACAGGGTTTGATGTCGGGTGTTTGTTTGGGGTTGGTATGGTGAGTAGTTTGATGGAGTCCCCACTGACTGCTGCTGTAGTGTAATTGATATTTTAATTGATTTCACTGTCGAGTCCTCCATTTGaaggcagatattttttttttcttagcacTAACGaacttacatatataaatactgaaATTAAGATAACTAAAGTTATACGAGTCTCAAAAACCAAAGAAAGAGGAACAGTCACCATATCCACAGATATTTTCTCCATCCAACACAGTAACActtgtgttaaaaatatttattagatcTGTAAACATTTGTATCTCCTTGAATGTTTTCCCTGATTTGTAGTTTATAAGGAGAGTTTTAGTAATGATTTCCCCACTTTTAGAATTTTGACCgagaattgctctttataacGCCATCTCTATTTATTAATAGGCAGTAAGCATTGATCTCTGTTGATATCAATTTGATCTGTTAACAGCAAAGcttagaattattttaaatttaactttttcttttaatttgtttaaaattcgatttttaatttgttttaattcacTTTCAGTGTTACTGATTATCTCACAAAGCTCTTTTAGAACCTGGCCATACAGGGTTCTTATGAATGAAGAAGTCCTCATTGATTCTCTATGatgtaatgtaattaattaCTTGAATGGATTTCATATAAATCATAAAATTCTGACAGGTTTGTGGCCCCCTGGTCCAGATTTGACCAGTCtacttagtttttttaaatttatatagctccatcaaatTCCTCAGAGCTATACAATCAATCAGTGAGGACTCAGTCTGATTCAGTTTATGATTAGGAGGAACAGTACGTGTATATGGTTGGAGATTTACATACTCTGGTCATCAGattatagaataatatataaaataagtcaAGCTGGCAGCAAGAACTTTAGAAGTAATAGGTCAATGGCTCCGGGGATTTATCAAGCTTTTCATGTACATGAATAGCGTGTAGGTCTGTCCTTATTGTAAGAGAGGTTAGATCTGGTATTGTAGAGATCATCAAACATTGCTGGCTTTAGTTTAATTGTTACATGGTAACAGTCGATGGATGGGTGCAGTCCTACATCTTTCACAACGGCtttcaattaaaatgtaacatctACCTTTTCTACTGAGACGTCAATGCTTCTGTCTTCAACCTCTGTCTTCTTGTTTTGACAGGGTAATTCCCTGCACTGGTTGGCATGTGCATTATATGTGGCATGCAGGCAGGCTGTACCGACGGTGGGCAGAGGGACAGTGGAGGGGAACTATGTGTCGTTGACCAGAATCCTGAGCTCTTCAGAGTTGAGGTACGTCATAGGAAAGACTGTGAAAGTGTTTTTATCTGTGGTATCAAACCATGTATAAGCCAAACCTTTAGATACCACCTTGATTTTCACCTTGAAGTCATAGACTGTAGCCTCTGTGCCAGTTCATGTTACTAATATAACTATTGGGGCCTAAAAAGCTCCCGCAAGACTCTGCCACAAGCACATCCCTTTACAGAATCATGGGAACCGTGTACATGCAGGTCTAGCTTATTGGCTTTCCGTGGTCTAATTAGCATCTTCGCTTCCATATAACGCAACAACATTTAATCAATGGCACAGTTAAGGCAGCCGGTGTTCATAACTAGCAACCAAGCTAATCATTACCTTCATGAAACGCACCAGAACTGCAGCATGACTACCAATAGCTTCTCAAATTTACAGGTCAATTCTCCCCACCGTATTATCATTGTATAGTTATTTGTTCACTGATGCAAGGCTTCAACAGTTTGGATCCTAgcttatgttattattttattttatttgtttatttttttagtctGATTGAGTTTTTCAACAAAATGAAGAAGTGGGAGGACATGGCAAATCTACCAGAAGAATTTCGTCAGAGGACAGAGAAGCTGGAACGGAACTTCACGGTCACTGCTGTCTTGTTCCAGAAATACAATCCACTCTTTCTAGAAATCTTCAAGAACCCACAAGAAGAACAGCCACGGCAGCACAGAGGTCGAAAGCAAAGGTGGGTGTAGGTAGCGGGGTTCTAGAACGCTGTTACAATGAGAAGCCTGGCTTGTTACCTTGGACCGGCGAGACACGGGTATATATAGTCCCAGGTGGCGAGTCCCGTCTGGACTATTCATGATTTAGGAGTATTGGCTAATGcttaatgtatgtatttcttCCTGTTTGCAGTTTTCTGTGGCCGGTTGCATTAGTCATACGAGTATTAGTGAGCGAGTAAAGATACTTCTcgttttccttttgctttgttttgtttgtttttgcttttattttattgtttcattttgccTTTTAAGGAAAACACATTCTTTAGCTGCTAATTAAACTGAAAAGTGCCGAGCAGTGATATTTCAGCTAGGCTGGCCTTTTAAATCCTTTGGGTTCAGCATCTCTTATCATAGCAACTATACACAGAAGGCAAGTTTGGGCTTGTCTGTGCAAGAGAGCGTTGCCTCTCAGACCAATGAGGAGCAGCTTCCTACCGGGACTGCCCTGCCTTTCTTGATGGGAGTCAGAGTCTGTCTGTCAGCCGCTCGCAGCTGCCGGTGCTTGTTCTTGCTTGCTGGAGGCAGGTGACTGGACGCGGTTAGAGGTAATTAAAGGGGGTTTATCTTCTGCAGCCAGCAGTGATATGACAGCACTTTGTacgttttattattatacaaaaatcaTTGGAAGCAGCAGATCTATCGGGTGATAGTTAACCTctcaaatgtgcatgtgtgtgtatgtgtgtgtatgtgtgtgtattgtgggATGTTCACAATATAGTTGTGTATTGATTTAGAACTTTGCCCCAGACTTGCTCTTTAGAAATGCGGCTCGGTGTCTGGAATAGAGGAACGTGTGTTATGCTTGGACAATGAAACTTGCGCAAAAGGGTCTTTGTCGTGTAAATGGTTTATTACTCTGGAAAATGAACGTACCGGATGCCGCCATCGTGCTGCTACTGTAGGTCTGTTTTGGTTCTGTGGTTAGACGCTTTCCTGTGTTGAGTttactttttctgttttgtaacaCGGTTTTACTAAAAACATACAGTCTGCAGAGAATTATAGGGGGGGGGATCAGGGCGCTTGTTAAAATGTGACTCTCATGATGCCCAGCAGATATCTTCCACAAAACAGAAGGCAGCGTTGTGGGTCCGCATCTGTTGGACGTTTCCCGTCCGCTGGAACAGCCCAAAAGGTGGTCATGGAACTTCAACTCTCATGATGACGAGGAAGCCATTGGGTTGCTGAGCTTGTTGGGATTTTTATTTCTACAATACATGGACAGGACCTCGTGATGTTATTGAGAGGGACGCTGCCATCGCTGCCATCACATAGCAGatttttgtgataaaatggAGATGTAATTAAGTGTTGCAGAATATGTTATATTGGCTTTTTACCAAAgttctacattttttgttatactTGACATCCGGACCAAGGCTTCCATGTAAACAGATTAAGGGTTTTCGAAATCACAAGGGCCCCTTTAAAAGATGTTAGAGGCTTGAGATACAGAATCTtccatttttaaagggacacttcatcaTGCGCTCTTTAAATTATCACGGGATGCCCCTGGCATGGGGAGATTGTGCCGagccccccatatgcatttgcccctttctgtGCCCGTTTGGCTGATTCATCTCTTGATCTGTTCTGAGCAtctttctgatttttttgttttctaggaAACTTTCCAATGATCAGTGATGATTTGGTGAATTcataccatctcttactctgcACTTTGGACCTGGTTTATGGGAATGCCCTTCAGTGCGCCAACCGCCGAGAGCTTCTGAACCCCAATTTCAGTGGTATAAACTACacaaaaatgatacattgtCCCCCCAACACTACGTTAGAAACATAAGAGCCTTACGACACATTATTTAGTTTAAATTAATCATGATTGCTGACTCATTATTATAGTATCGTAATTCAGGTAAATTCCCTTGTTTTTGGATACTGTCTTTACTAAGTGTTTTAGCTGCTTACGGGacaccatttgtttttttgagcAGGCCTTCCTGAAGATTTCCAAAGTAAAGACTTTAAACCTCCTGCTGAGTCTCCCTGCATCATTGAGACCCTCTGTAGCCTCCATAACGGTTTACTTCTAGATGCCAAGGGAATTAAGGAACATTTCTGGAAGCCGTATATCCGGAAGCTCTTCCACAGAAAGGTTTGCTTTTTGGGACATAGGAAGCATatttcaggggttaaagggttaaagcggTTTTCAAATAAATCACATCCTATTTCTGTCTCTGTTATTAGGTCATaacttattgtttgttttttaagtgaCATAATATCTAAGACTTATTGTTAAGTCTGTTGCTTTTTGACATAACCATTAGCCCTCATATGCAAATGAACCAGACTCCATGATAACATAACCAGTAAAATGGTTCAAATCTCTACTTTCCAGGTCCTGAAGGGGAAATCTGAAGCACTCACAGGATTTCTGGATCCAGGGAACTTTGCAGAGTGCTTGTAAGTGAATTACATTCATCTGTCGTGTAATTGATACTCTAGTGACGGTGAACCCGGGCAACTGCGTAAGGTAGCTAAACCAAGAATGCCGCCGGCAGTCGCTCTTGATAATACGACAGGGCCAACAGCATATAATATTAATCGGAATGAATTCTGCAGCAAGATGTTTCTTCTATAAGACAACTATGGAATCTATACGTGTAATGCTCTCACTTACAGGAAATCCATTAATAAGGCGTACGAAGGATATGTGCTGTCTGCCGGACATTTGGATGAGAGAGTCTTCTTCGGGGACGCGGTGGAGGAGATCGGGAGTATAGGTCGCTGTCTGAATTCTGCAGAAACAACTGGGTCTACAGAGAGGGCTCAGCTGACTCAGAATTTACAGCAACACTTTGAAAtggtaattagaaaaaaaaccgaGTCGAAATCAcaactttgttttatttatttttacccctGTTAAAGCCAAGAAAAGGCAGGCAGTGTCAATGTTAGATAAAACGTTGAAAGAGAAGGATCTGAGTCCACCCAACAGACATTTAAGTAAAAGCCTCGCTCCTTGAGTAGGGTTATAAGGCATGAAAAAGGTTAAGGAACGCGAGAGTGTGGCGGTAGGACCCGATGTTCCCTGATGAACCCTTTTATTGTAGGACAGCGTGAAAAAAGACCTTTAATGTTTGTTCATATCGTTGTTTGCAAATGAGTTTGTACTTCAGGTCAGGTGCAATAAAGATGTGGATTTCACAGTAATGATAATAGTATGGGTTTCAGTTGGCCGATACAGCCAATgccttaaaagaaatatttggaaACATTGTATATTGGAAACACTATTGTATATTCATGTAGCACTTGTTTATTTCCTTTATCACAGATGAAATCACTTCAGATTTCCACCCCGCTTACAAGTCTAAAATACATACGGGATAGCAACCCGTACACCACGCCAGTGTCCAGCGCAGCCTACAGCGTGAGCCGGCTTTTTGCCATCCTATCTGGATTGAAACCATCTCCCAGCGAGAAGCTACTTCAGATGCTAAGGTAAGAGGAGGCTACCGACAGATCAGAAGATGTGGCCTAGTGAATTTACATTAATAAGCTGCAGACAGTatacaaaatgtgcaaaaacatACATGTTAAGACCAACCGGTACAGGAGGgtaagagggccctgctcttgcttGCTTATACTGAACCTGTACCTCAATTGTACCCTAGGTCTTGTTCCAGAGATCCCACTCAAGCAATTGTGCAGCGGCTGAAGGATATGTTTGAGACATTCTGTGAGCACACTGTTTCTGAAGGAGAAGACAGTCAATATTGCAAAGGTAAGGAAAATGATCACTTAAGTGGTTCAATCAATTTGTGGTTTTAATAGCATGAGCCAAAAAGTTAGCTTATGGCAATTGAATTTCTGATGCAGCTTAATATCAACCTAATTTTCCCGCGAGGGGTATAATGTAGGAATATAGTTGTGTAATGGGCAATATACACACTCAGGGATCTTAGCTTTATTTCATATGTAGCCCCACATCTCTTAAATATTAAAACCATGATTTGTGGAGTACTGCTAAATTAACCTAATTGACAGAATATGTCATTATCCCACTTCCTAGAGCCAACCTTGAAATCTGGTCTGTTTTGGAATGTATATAAGATTCTATGAACTTCACATCAATGAAAGCATCACATCCAAACAAATGCAATGGCAGCACGTTCTGACAATGGCCAGTATAGATGAAGCaagatatttttctttccacAGACATCGCGAGAAAATATTTCTGCTTTGCTGAAGTGTTCTATTACAAGGTCCTAGAAACGATTATAAACCAGGAGAAAAAGCGCCTTGGTGATGCAGACCTTTCTGTAAGTAAACTAAGGTTCTTGGTTTTCCGTTAAGAAGACATGGCGTTGCCCTGTTAAGCAATCTGATGGATGATGTCACTTTATTTCAGGTCATTCTGGAACAGGATGTCTTCCACAGATCACTGTTAGCTTGCTGTCTGGAGATTATCATATTTGCCTACAAGCCTTCAGGCAACTTCCCTCAAATAATTGTAATGTTTGACCTGGTGCCTTATGATTTTTATAAGGTATGCTAAGAGAAATTACCTTTCCCCTTTTTATTGCTACCATTCTTCTTCCTTCTCATGTCTGCCCCTGTCCAGTTAAAACCAGGtaaaattttcattttgcagGGAATTAATTTATGTATTAGAAATATTGTCAGTATCGAAATGTACTGCGGGCATGTTTTGAAGTCGCGCCATTCCTACTTAACGCGGACAAGGGATGATGTGTCCCTTcccagggctgccatcagaaatTTGGGGTGCCGTCGCTAGAATCTAGCACTAGTGACCACATTTTACTTCTACcattaatattgtatttaaattataatataaatacaatcaTTACCAGAAATTAGCAGTTTCAGGGAAtcaacccctctattaccaggcatgagcagtgtcagagaattaacccctctttaccatacattacacacacagacaaataCAGTTACATACACGCATTTCTTGGTGCTGGTTGCAGCTTGCACTGAGC
The nucleotide sequence above comes from Spea bombifrons isolate aSpeBom1 chromosome 10, aSpeBom1.2.pri, whole genome shotgun sequence. Encoded proteins:
- the RBL2 gene encoding retinoblastoma-like protein 2, coding for MIKEEEEDKESRQGEEQLRHRYEELCSSLNMDERARGEAWDSYGRISQNYTLEGNSLHWLACALYVACRQAVPTVGRGTVEGNYVSLTRILSSSELSLIEFFNKMKKWEDMANLPEEFRQRTEKLERNFTVTAVLFQKYNPLFLEIFKNPQEEQPRQHRGRKQSNYTQKASLGLSVQESVASQTNEEQLPTGTALPFLMGVRVCLSAARSCRCLFLLAGGNFPMISDDLVNSYHLLLCTLDLVYGNALQCANRRELLNPNFSGLPEDFQSKDFKPPAESPCIIETLCSLHNGLLLDAKGIKEHFWKPYIRKLFHRKVLKGKSEALTGFLDPGNFAECLKSINKAYEGYVLSAGHLDERVFFGDAVEEIGSIGRCLNSAETTGSTERAQLTQNLQQHFEMMKSLQISTPLTSLKYIRDSNPYTTPVSSAAYSVSRLFAILSGLKPSPSEKLLQMLRSCSRDPTQAIVQRLKDMFETFCEHTVSEGEDSQYCKDIARKYFCFAEVFYYKVLETIINQEKKRLGDADLSVILEQDVFHRSLLACCLEIIIFAYKPSGNFPQIIVMFDLVPYDFYKVIEIFIKAEDGLCREMVKHLKHIEEQILESMAWELDSPLWEKIRENDGKIPFCKEVMPPQHYVKSRCSSLTSSPTPLTPRRVNEIRADAAGLARSVPSSPVTLSERYSSPAAGTTRRRLFIDTDSPSDAASTPQASQSVTPAEPASAPPVPGQTLVTMATATVTANNGQTVTIPVQGIANESGGITFFPVQVNVSSQPHNVASSVQPLTAQALAGPVTPQPMQITATQVPSSPSRQNLASAKLKKANSFSLFCRKVYTLASVRLQDLCQKLDISDDLRDKIWTCLEYSLVHYPDMMKDRHLDQLLMCAVYVMAKITKENISFHSIMGFYRTQPHARSDVYRSVLLKRCRRQSGSNPNAQETSPLESREPSPVVRYSSTLPLPQPSSAPSTPTQPTGAISDLEADERGHLVQFYNSIYIEKMESFAKKYSKANMNETTPLSPFPSIKALSPRRVQLSLSHPIYISPHNVEASSMTSGEKICYYFNLSPAKRLQDINSMVRTGETPTKKRGIILEEGSESPAKRMCPENHTALLRRLRDVANDRGSL